The following proteins are co-located in the Saccharomycodes ludwigii strain NBRC 1722 chromosome V, whole genome shotgun sequence genome:
- a CDS encoding nitroreductase family protein (similar to Saccharomyces cerevisiae YCL026C-B | HBN1 | Homologous to Bacterial Nitroreductases): MVPPTVSTILSSIAARRTIYNLKPVLPTGINLKDVQKIIQAIIKDTPTAFNSQPNRALILTGEAHRKIWEQVTDSIEAESGKKRPASVKNEAFGSVIFLTDDQTTENLQAKFPAWAAFFPTFASHASGAAQISSWTTLEAAGLGCHLQHYNGYIKAALGSKIPSNWTVQAQLIFGVPKEQPGEKTYIENEVKVISVL; this comes from the coding sequence ATGGTCCCTCCAACTGTCTCAACCATCTTAAGCTCTATTGCTGCTCGCCGTACTATTTATAACTTGAAACCTGTATTACCAACAGGCATCAATTTGAAAGATGtgcaaaaaattattcaagCTATCATCAAAGATACACCAACTGCATTCAACTCTCAACCAAATCGTGCTTTGATCTTGACTGGGGAAGCCCATAGGAAAATATGGGAACAAGTTACTGATTCAATCGAGGCGGAATCTGGTAAAAAAAGACCAGCTTCAGTTAAGAATGAAGCCTTTGGTTCTGTTATCTTTTTAACCGATGATCAAACCACCGAAAACTTACAAGCTAAATTTCCAGCTTGGGCTGCATTTTTCCCAACTTTTGCTTCTCACGCCAGCGGTGCTGCTCAAATTTCCTCTTGGACTACTTTAGAGGCTGCCGGTCTTGGATGCCATTTGCAACATTACAATGGGTATATTAAAGCTGCTTTGGGTTCAAAAATCCCAAGTAATTGGACTGTTCAAGctcaattaatttttggtGTTCCAAAAGAACAACCTGGTGAAAAAACTTACATAGAAAATGAAGTCAAGGTTATTTCTGTGTTATaa
- the FUS1 gene encoding Fus1p (similar to Saccharomyces cerevisiae YCL027W | FUS1 | cell FUSion), which translates to MNSVNTGIPKNYQSNHLRNTVLDIKQHTLYTDQHMDLYSKRNQPDLYHYTTEPSTVTTLIVQQKRATTSTISGTIYETISITLSSTQSTSSSLTSNTTVTNNTGLISNTDGTLLNNLADQNGDDKWNAKIIGLSIGLPLGLFLLGVLGALFFYTRNKRGNKNSFNSGSDKWHYTTSGKYLEKYSGGNNSSNILNRELEDGEINYKFINKLPIHNIAPHVLTPKDIAYNPDTRLLSRYFSNNNYSNSINSDKEIEAYLYKKPPNLEKISSDMHPNHLYSGYFNNSSTNCLSSSPPPKARSNKFKNSIWNYESPLSKWFLTKSTYLQDHGNATSNNLQRQTLKISTPLKTAASATIGLKQLNILTRRLDREKTGQKDLIVDEKSPILSSNHRDERNYSDVSKDKSLNCNLYETWNPYKTDMKSGTGPTLRYSTSLSSNDIKPQHIIENTVSSQLEPINDIIKKDGIADDNKSNIFRLSIPINKKRKKKLKDVNKHLIEIENTKPLPILPSRINKADKLNRATFRKSTALELQQTYVVTRNYEPKLSDELRISVGECLKVLATHTDGWCLVEKIGRHGYNSTQDVDIDGDNYLNEYRGIVPILCLKKL; encoded by the coding sequence atgaattcaGTGAATACTGGAATACCAAAAAACTATCAATCAAATCATCTTCGAAATACAGTTTTAGATATTAAACAGCATACTCTTTACACTGATCAACACATGGATTTATATTCTAAAAGAAACCAACCTGATTTATATCATTATACCACTGAGCCTAGTACCGTTACTACTTTAATTGTACAACAAAAACGTGCAACAACTTCAACTATTTCCGGAACTATTTACGAGACTATTAGTATAACATTATCTAGTACGCAGTCAACCAGTTCTAGTCTTACAAGTAATACTACTGTCACAAATAATACTGGGCTGATTTCAAATACTGATGGCACTTTGTTGAACAATTTGGCCGATCAAAATGGTGATGATAAATGGAATGCGAAAATCATTGGATTATCTATTGGTTTACCCTTgggtttgtttttattaggTGTTTTGGGCGCGTTGTTTTTCTATACTCGTAACAAAAGGGGAAATAAGAATAGTTTTAATAGTGGCAGCGATAAGTGGCATTATACTACTTCtggaaaatatttggaGAAATATAGTGGCGGTAATAACAGCAGCAATATCCTTAATCGAGAACTAGAAGATGGTGAAATTAACTATAAgttcattaataaattaccGATTCACAATATCGCCCCACACGTTTTAACACCAAAGGATATTGCATATAACCCAGATACGCGGTTACTGTCAAGGTActtttccaataataattatagcAACAGTATTAATAGTGATAAGGAAATTGAGGCAtatttatacaaaaaacCGCCCAATCTGGAAAAAATAAGCAGTGATATGCATCCGAACCACCTGTATAGtggttattttaataattcctCGACAAATTGTCTATCATCATCACCCCCGCCAAAAGCTCGGAGTAATAAGTTTAAAAACAGTATATGGAACTATGAATCGCCCTTGTCGAAATGGTTTTTAACCAAGTCTACTTATTTACAAGACCACGGTAACGCTACTAGCAATAATTTGCAACGACAAACGCTCAAGATATCCACCCCCTTGAAAACCGCAGCAAGTGCTACTATTGGATTAAAGCAGTTAAACATTTTAACTAGAAGGTTAGACAGGGAAAAGACTGGacaaaaagatttaatagTAGACGAAAAATCGCCCATATTGTCTAGTAACCATAGGGATGAGCGGAATTATTCAGACGTTAGTAAGgataaaagtttaaattGTAATTTATATGAAACTTGGAATCCGTATAAAACAGATATGAAATCGGGTACAGGACCTACTTTGCGTTATTCTACTTCCCTATCCAGTAACGATATAAAGCCTCAACatataatagaaaataCAGTATCTTCACAACTGGAACCCattaatgatattattaaaaaagatggTATAGCTGATGATAATAAGagcaatatttttaggTTGTCTAtaccaataaataaaaaaaggaaaaaaaaattaaaggatGTTAATAAGCATTTGATTGAGATTGAGAATACAAAGCCATTACCGATATTACCCTCTAGAATAAATAAGGCAGATAAGCTTAACAGGGCCACTTTTAGGAAAAGTACTGCTTTGGAATTGCAGCAGACCTATGTTGTTACTAGAAATTATGAACCTAAATTGTCTGACGAACTAAGGATTTCCGTGGGCGAATGTTTAAAAGTTTTGGCAACACATACAGATGGTTGGTGTTTGGTTGAAAAGATAGGCCGTCACGGCTATAACAGCACACAGGATGTTGATATAGATGGGGATAATTATTTGAATGAGTATAGAGGAATTGTACCTATActatgtttaaaaaaactttga
- a CDS encoding PSP1 family protein (similar to Saccharomyces cerevisiae YDR505C | PSP1 | Polymerase SuPpressor (paralog of YLR177W | putative protein of unknown function)) → MTTGFTNNNPHANNNIGDVSSSTKNNFYENSFYSASTNTSFVDSSKNNRLVQQPYGCQSFPFSPFENSQQVSDSSSRTNSIPNNINWSSGQSVLGSVLNNNDNIAPSNGSMMFRNTSSPILDTYLQNNISPSGPTSLSSASLMNTSVSQGDTNLMSSPTIASYYSSLNNSGNSTIVTSPSLNSPVQQQQQQQQQQSGYFSPIPVTASSSSSSLSNNQKAISNPFYSFNAQQQINPHDVPQFDRASSYISDSLLMHKSQSSDFSLSSANYFPVSNDNGATSHFSAASSDMNFNNNGDMHNNNTGSNGQFVNGNIHHRNKYLNPISNNNGYGGVMSRGSISSNGSTNSNDFATFPVNDMRSNHISSTNLATTFNNNSGCNGRPPTAIGSNNAPVNNFMYQSTGNNNHNPVDNASTNYSAMNGLLGVVNSAATSSSAAAAVNGGTQVLENGLLLSNGKISSSSELQDLYKNCGSNYFASDLAFKFVDQVKNMIYFNVSPHAERIQVFVNFLKSCNLNYNPQSDAFLSTTQKETASSHAKSKSTNPGIQGKNGGNNSSGRNAASSCLHYRPLVLVVLKNGKLELLSVPKTTNLQLHRSDLVIIDGDRGKDLALVVEPEVDLDLALFINFLKKKIHFDSLITKKDQHFPNSKFVDTLVKSSNKGQTDVSKKTSEAVDTLPHSTAGEEIEELNPRLYDVIELTQLIIPSKQVLRFATPIEVSTNLHNKFQDELKALHIAQLKLKSLNSGHHHHHHHQNHHANEGTNIQLNNKDESKEEKNLNIKILNAEFQFDRKKLTFYYICEERNDFRELIKELFKFYKTRIWLCALPNNLEIDSKYYDNQHFELAMYNEMMTHNDLQRGTSMNDFVVVAPSLDKIKLDDFQIGVYKELVEKLFM, encoded by the coding sequence atGACCACGGGttttaccaataataaccCACAtgcaaataataacatagGGGATGTGTCTAGTAGTAcgaaaaacaatttttatgAAAATTCATTTTACTCAGCAAGTACTAACACTAGTTTTGTGGATTCTTCCAAAAATAATCGTTTAGTACAACAACCGTATGGTTGTCAAAGTTTCCCATTTTCCCCGTTTGAAAATTCACAACAGGTTTCAGATTCTTCCAGTAGAACCAATTCTATTccaaataatatcaattgGAGTTCCGGACAAAGTGTTTTGGGAAGTGttttaaacaataatgataatattgcACCTTCCAATGGTTCTATGATGTTTAGAAATACTTCATCACCTATCTTAGACACATATCTCCAAAACAACATATCACCATCGGGGCCTACTTCTCTATCTTCTGCTTCACTGATGAATACCAGCGTCAGTCAAGGTGATACGAACTTAATGAGTTCTCCGACAATTGCTTCATATTATTCCTCATTAAACAATAGCGGTAACTCCACTATTGTTACCTCACCTTCATTAAACTCTCCagttcaacaacaacaacaacaacagcaacaacaatccGGATATTTTTCGCCTATCCCTGTAACTgcctcttcttcctcttcttctttgtcAAACAACCAAAAAGCTATTAGCAATCCATTTTATTCCTTTAATGCTCAACAGCAGATTAATCCACATGATGTTCCACAATTTGATAGAGCTTCATCGTATATTTCCGACTCTTTGCTCATGCATAAAAGCCAATCTTCAGATTTTTCCTTATCTTCCGCAAATTACTTTCCGGTATCCAATGATAATGGTGCAACTAGTCATTTTTCTGCTGCTTCAAGTGATATgaatttcaataataacgGAGATAtgcataataataatacaggTTCTAATGGTCAATTTGTTAACGGGAACATTCATCATAGGAATAAATACTTGAATCcaatttctaataataatggctATGGTGGGGTAATGTCAAGAGGTTCCATCAGTTCTAACGGTAGCACCAATTCTAATGATTTTGCTACTTTCCCTGTTAACGACATGAGAAGTAATCACATTTCCAGTACTAACTTGGCTACcacttttaataacaatagtggCTGTAATGGCAGACCACCAACTGCAATTGGCTCTAATAATGCACCcgtaaataattttatgtATCAATCTACCGGTAATAACAACCATAACCCTGTTGATAATGCCAGTACCAATTATTCGGCAATGAATGGTCTATTGGGAGTTGTGAATAGTGCTGCTACTTCCTCttctgctgctgctgctgttaATGGAGGCACACAAGTTTTGGAAAAcggattattattatcgaATGGGAagatttcttcttcttctgaATTGCAAGATTTGTATAAGAATTGCGGTAGTAACTATTTTGCAAGTGATTTGGCGTTTAAATTTGTTGAtcaagttaaaaatatgatatattttaatgtttCTCCACACGCAGAAAGAATCCAAGTTTtcgttaattttttgaaaagttgtaatttaaattacaaTCCCCAAAGTGATGCCTTTTTATCAACCACCCAGAAGGAGACAGCTTCTTCCCATGCTAAGTCCAAATCAACTAATCCAGGTATACAAGGTAAAAATGGTGGAAACAATTCTTCTGGAAGGAATGCTGCTTCATCATGCCTCCATTATAGGCCATTAGTACTAgttgttttgaaaaatggtAAGTTGGAATTATTAAGTGTTCCTAAAACTACTAATTTGCAATTGCATAGGTCTGATTTGGTCATTATAGACGGGGATCGTGGTAAGGATCTAGCTCTGGTTGTTGAACCCGAGGTTGATTTAGATTTGGCCttgtttataaattttttgaagaaaaaaatccaTTTTGATTCATTAATTACTAAGAAAGATCAGCATTTTCCAAACTCAAAGTTTGTTGACACTTTGGTTAAAAGTAGTAATAAGGGACAAACAGATGTAAGTAAAAAAACGTCTGAGGCTGTGGACACTTTGCCTCATTCCACTGCTGGAGAGGAAATTGAAGAGTTAAATCCAAGACTGTACGATGTTATTGAATTAACTCAGTTGATTATCCCGTCAAAACAAGTTTTACGTTTTGCTACGCCCATTGAAGTTTCTACTAATTTACATAATAAATTTCAAGACGAATTAAAAGCTTTGCATATTGCTCAATTGAAATTGAAATCGTTAAATTCAGGACACCATCAccaccatcatcatcaaaatCATCATGCCAACGAAGGTACTAATATTCAACTAAACAACAAGGACGAGAGTAAGGAAGAGAAAAATTTGAACATTAAGATTTTAAATGCAGAGTTTCAGTttgatagaaaaaaattaacgttttattatatttgtgAAGAACGTAATGACTTTAGAGAATTAATCAAAGAGTTGTTTAAATTCTATAAGACTAGGATTTGGTTATGTGCATTGCCTAATAATTTAGAAATTGATTCTAAATACTATGATAACCAACATTTTGAATTGGCTATGTACAATGAGATGATGACTCATAATGATTTACAACGTGGAACAAGTATGAATGATTTTGTTGTCGTTGCACCATCTTTAGATAAGATTAAATTGGATGATTTCCAAATTGGAGTCTATAAAGAGTTGGTTGAAAAACTATTTATGtga
- a CDS encoding glutamine permease GNP1 (similar to Saccharomyces cerevisiae YDR508C | GNP1 | GlutamiNe Permease (paralog of YCL025C | AGP1)), with translation MSQNDIEKLSEYKSDTVYTFPDESIERNTDFKSSTKVEIESSEINANENIVPSSSKSYFQRFIDSFKPAPESSDGIEGAEKNLKQSIKQRHVIFSCISSGVGTGLLVGTAKCLHSSGPAGVVIGFAIISSAIYCIIQSGCEMAVTYSKVMGGFNTYPAFLIDPAFAFAVAFVYLLQWSIAVVPLELVTASITVKFWNDKINSDAFVVIFYVFVISINMIGTKGFAEADFIFNVCKVLFMIGFYIMGIVITCGGAGNDGYIGAKYWHNPGAFAGNYKIDHFKGVVNTFVYAAFAFGTSELFCFTAAEQSNPRKAISSGSKQFIYRILIIFLGSLVIVGFLVPYDSDELMGASGSATHASPFVLAASLHGVKIVTHFINLVILFSVISVSNSSFYLGSRLIMTFSKIGWAPRCLGYIDREGRPLIAIGICALFGLIAFVSASPNEEIAFSWLLAISSLSQVFTWSAMCLSHIRFRRAMSVQGRSLKELGFTSRTGVWGSYYSLFILLLVLLGQFWVALAPIGNGGKLDANNFFQNYLAMPILIAFYLGYKIWKKDWRLFIRAKDIDLNYSRNVFDQELIEQELFEEKERLKNSSCWVRISAFWC, from the coding sequence ATGTCACAAAACGATATTGAAAAACTGTCTGAGTATAAATCAGATACGGTTTATACATTTCCAGATGAATCCATAGAGAGGAACACAGATTTTAAGTCTTCGACAAAAGTTGAAATAGAATCTAGTGAAATAAACgctaatgaaaatattgtaCCATCATCTTCGAAATCATATTTTCAAAGATTTATTGACTCCTTCAAGCCAGCCCCAGAAAGTAGCGATGGCATAGAAGGCGCtgaaaaaaacttaaaacaATCAATTAAGCAACGTCACGTTATTTTTTCATGTATTTCCTCCGGGGTAGGTACTGGTCTACTTGTAGGTACTGCTAAATGTCTACATAGCTCTGGGCCTGCTGGTGTTGTTATTGGTTTTGCTATTATAAGTTCTGCTATATATTGTATTATTCAAAGTGGGTGTGAAATGGCCGTTACTTATTCTAAAGTAATGGGTGGTTTTAACACATACCCTGCCTTTTTAATTGATCCTGCTTTTGCCTTTGCTGTTGCTTTTGTCTATTTACTTCAATGGTCCATTGCTGTTGTTCCATTGGAATTGGTTACTGCTTCGATTACCGTCAAATTTTGGaatgataaaattaactCAGACGCGTTTGTGGTTATCTTTTAcgtttttgttatttccaTCAATATGATCGGTACTAAAGGTTTCGCAGAAGCcgatttcatttttaatgtgTGTAAAGTGTTATTCATGATCGGTTTCTACATAATGGGTATAGTTATCACCTGTGGTGGAGCAGGAAACGATGGTTATATTGGTGCTAAATACTGGCATAACCCGGGAGCATTTGCTGGTAACTATAAAATTGATCATTTCAAGGGCGTTGTTAACACTTTTGTTTACGCAGCTTTTGCATTTGGTACCAGCGAACTTTTCTGCTTTACTGCTGCCGAACAAAGTAACCCAAGAAAGGCTATATCTAGTGGTTCAAAACAGTTTATTTACCGtattctaataattttcCTTGGTTCTTTAGTTATAGTTGGTTTTCTAGTTCCATATGATTCTGATGAACTAATGGGAGCCAGCGGCTCAGCTACTCACGCATCTCCATTTGTGCTAGCTGCTTCTTTGCACGGTGTTAAAATTGTTAcacattttattaatttggtTATTCTATTTAGTGTTATAAGTGTATCTAATTCCTCCTTTTATTTGGGTAGTAGGCTAATCATGacattttccaaaataggCTGGGCTCCAAGGTGTTTGGGCTATATTGACAGAGAAGGTAGACCGTTGATTGCAATTGGTATCTGTGCGTTATTTGGTTTAATTGCCTTTGTTTCAGCATCTCCAAATGAGGAAATCGCCTTTTCGTGGTTATTGGCCATTTCTAGTTTATCACAAGTTTTTACTTGGAGTGCCATGTGCTTGAGTCACATAAGATTTAGAAGGGCTATGTCAGTCCAAGGGAGAtcattaaaagaattggGATTTACAAGTAGGACTGGTGTATGGGGATCTTACTATAGTTTGTTcattttgttattagttTTACTTGGTCAATTCTGGGTTGCTTTGGCACCAATAGGTAATGGCGGCAAATTAGATGCCAACAATTTCTTCCAGAATTATCTAGCTATGCCAATCTTAATTGCCTTTTATTTAGGATacaaaatttggaaaaaagatTGGAGGTTGTTTATTAGGGCTAAAGACATTGATTTAAATTATAGTAGAAATGTCTTTGATCAAGAACTTATAGAGCAAGAActttttgaagaaaaagaaagactTAAGAATTCTTCATGTTGGGTTCGTATTAGCGCATTTTGGTGTTGA
- a CDS encoding uncharacterized protein (similar to Saccharomyces cerevisiae YJL078C | PRY3 | Pathogen Related in Yeast), producing the protein MVPISLIVLVFVFLAPQQLTSVQARECSTVEAVYERFYINPSTSSTVLPTSTFDSSSSNIYSSDIQSSTGVSLPISSSVYSSKNIVKYSNSSYAVQSSSYIPATSFNLPKSSSQPSNDIISSILSSSLINTNPTRLTSTINSVISTKRFITDSTPSTTSSATFTTSTFSDAPILSSSATSLSVFSSFSPSSSILNSQIASSSSSSGHLNSFSSSSTPSSSSSSIPSSSSSSTPSSSSSTILSSSSSSSSSIPSSSSSTILSSSSSSSSSIPSSSSSTILSSSSSSSSSTPSSSSSTILSSSSSSSSSTPSSSSSSIQSSSSSSILSSSSSFSSSTPSSSSSSSSSSSSSSIPSSSSSSIPSSSSSSIPSSSSSSIPSSSSSSSSSSSSSSSSTITSSSGTITSSSGTITSPSSTITSSSSTITSSSLSTISSTSIPSSSSISSLSSTTSSSTKGASTTSATSSSLFSSSSSSSTASSSQTLDATTAQAILDLTNYYRSLHEDTPEMEWDDDLSALAYSWIEYLNTNDAANDPCSHNLEHSPNSFRNGAGENLAAGSGDDYLGLVTLWYNEGQYYNYSNPSLYGGPDNEELGHFTQLVWAGSTKLGCAVNVCADDYYGEDWTYLICEYYPAGNMLVDGINDEWYLFRKNVLPLKSSSDEL; encoded by the coding sequence atggTGCCTATAAGTTTAATAGTGTtggtttttgtttttttggcTCCACAACAATTAACGTCAGTTCAGGCTCGAGAATGTTCTACCGTAGAGGCTGTTTATGAAAGGTTTTATATTAATCCCAGTACTTCTTCAACTGTGCTGCCCACTAGTACTTTTGACTCTTCTAGTTCTAACATTTATAGCTCGGACATACAGTCAAGTACTGGTGTCTCCTTGCCCATTAGTAGCAGCGTTTATAgctcaaaaaatatagtcAAATATAGTAATTCTTCATACGCAGTTCAAAGTTCAAGTTATATACCAGCCACCTCATTTAATTTACCTAAGAGTAGCAGTCAGCCAtctaatgatattatttcaaGTAtcctttcttcttctttgatTAATACGAATCCAACGAGATTAACCAGCACAATTAATAGCGTAATATCTACGAAAAGATTTATAACAGATAGTACACCATCCACGACATCGTCTGCTACTTTTACCACTAGTACGTTTAGTGATGCTCCAATATTAAGCTCTTCTGCTACGAGCTTATCCGTTTTTAGTAGTTTCAGTCCCAGCTCCTCCATCTTAAACTCACAGATTGCTAGTTCTTCAAGTTCTTCTGGTCATTTAAACTCTTTTAGTTCTAGTTCAACCCCATCTAGTTCCTCTAGTTCAATTCCATCTAGTTCTTCTAGTTCAACCCCATCTAGTTCCTCTAGTACAATTCTATCTAGTTCCTCTAGTTCTTCTAGTTCAATTCCATCTAGTTCCTCTAGTACAATTCTATCTAGTTCCTCTAGTTCTTCTAGTTCAATTCCATCTAGTTCCTCTAGTACAATTCTATCTAGTTCCTCTAGTTCCTCTAGTTCAACCCCATCTAGTTCCTCTAGTACAATTCTATCTAGTTCCTCTAGTTCTTCTAGTTCAACCCCATCTAGTTCCTCTAGTTCAATTCAATCTAGTTCCTCTAGTTCAATTCTATCTAGTTCCTCTAGTTTTTCTAGTTCAACCCCATCTAGTTCCTCTAGTTCAAGCTCAAGTAGTTCTTCTAGTTCAATTCCATCTAGTTCTTCTAGTTCAATTCCATCTAGTTCTTCTAGTTCAATTCCATCTAGTTCTTCTAGTTCAATTCCATCTAGTTCTTCTAGTTCTTCTAGTTCAAGCTCATCTAGTTCCTCTAGTACTATCACTAGCTCCTCTGGTACTATCACTAGCTCCTCTGGTACTATCACTAGCCCCTCTAGTACTATCACTAGTTCATCTAGTACTATCACTAGCTCAAGTTTATCTACTATTAGTTCCACTTCAATCCCATCTAGCTCCTCAATATCTAGTTTATCTTCTACCACTAGTTCGTCTACTAAGGGAGCAAGCACCACCTCCGCAACTTCTTCGTCGTTGTTTTCCTCATCTAGTTCGTCTTCGACCGCTAGTTCGTCACAAACTCTAGATGCTACTACAGCTCAGGCAATTCTAGATTTAACTAATTATTATCGTTCCTTACATGAAGATACCCCAGAAATGGAATGGGATGATGATTTGAGTGCTTTGGCTTATTCTTGGATTGAATATTTGAATACCAATGATGCTGCCAACGATCCTTGTAGTCATAATTTGGAACATTCTCCAAATTCGTTTAGAAATGGGGCCGGGGAAAATTTAGCAGCTGGTTCTGGTGACGATTACCTTGGCTTAGTTACATTATGGTATAATGAAGGTCAATACTATAATTATTCTAACCCATCTCTATACGGTGGCCCTGATAATGAAGAGTTGGGTCATTTTACTCAATTAGTTTGGGCCGGCAGTACTAAGTTAGGATGTGCTGTTAATGTTTGCGCAGATGACTACTATGGTGAAGACTGGACTTATTTGATTTGTGAATATTATCCAGCTGGTAATATGTTGGTTGATGGTATTAATGATGAATGGTATTTGTTTAGAAAAAATGTTCTACCGCTAAAAAGTAGTAGTGATGAGttgtaa
- the SMT3 gene encoding SUMO family protein SMT3 (similar to Saccharomyces cerevisiae YDR510W | SMT3 | Suppressor of Mif Two) — MSEQSENSASEPKPDVKPDVKPSETHINLKVSDGSSEIFFKIKRTTQLKRLMEAFAKRQGKDVSSLKFLYDGVRIMADHTPEDLDMEDNDMIEVYREQLGGCC, encoded by the coding sequence ATGTCTGAACAATCAGAGAACTCAGCAAGTGAACCAAAGCCAGATGTTAAACCAGATGTTAAACCTAGCGAAACTCATATTAATTTAAAGGTTTCAGATGGGTCTTCTgagatttttttcaaaattaaaagaactacacagttgaaaagATTAATGGAAGCTTTTGCCAAGAGACAGGGCAAGGATGTTTCTAGTTTGAAATTTCTATATGATGGTGTTAGAATTATGGCTGATCATACCCCTGAGGATTTGGACATGGAAGATAATGATATGATTGAAGTTTATAGAGAACAGTTGGgtggttgttgttga